In the Malus domestica chromosome 16, GDT2T_hap1 genome, one interval contains:
- the LOC103405345 gene encoding myosin-8 isoform X1, with protein MAANVSLVVGSHVWVEDPEEAWIDGEVVGVNNEEIEINCTSGKTVTVTASSVYPKDPEFPQCGVDDMTKLAYLHEPGVLQNLKSRYTINEIYTYTGSILIAVNPFRRLPHLYDNHMMEQYKGVTLGELSPHPFAIADAAYRQMINEGISQAILVSGESGAGKTESTKMLMRYLAHMGGRAVSEGRSVEQQVLESNPVLEAFGNAKTVRNNNSSRFGKFVELQFDKTGRISGAAIRTYLLERSRVCQVSDPERNYHCFYMLCSAPPEDVEKYKLGNLRTFHYLNQSNCYELDGVDDSKEYLTTRKAMDVVGISSDEQDAIFRVVAAILHLGNVNFAKENETDSSEPKDDKSRFHLKTAAELFMCDEQSLEDSLCKRVIVTRDETITKSLDPDSAAISRDALAKIVYSRLFDWLVNKINNSIGQDPDSKNLIGVLDIYGFESFKTNSFEQFCINLTNEKLQQHFNQHVFKMEQEEYTKEEIDWSYIEFIDNQDILDLIEKKPGGIIALLDEACMFPRSTHETFSQKLYQTFKDHKRFNKPKLSPTDFTICHYAGDVTYQTEFFLDKNKDYVVAEHQALLSASKCSFVSGLFPLLPEESAKQSKFSSIGSQFKQQLQSLLETLSAIEPHYIRCVKPNNQLKPAIFENSAVLQQLCCGGVMEAIRISCAGYPTRKTFAEFTSRFKVLAPEVLNGSVDEVTACKKLLQKVNLKGYQVGKTKVFLRAGQMAELDAYRSEVLGRSASIMQRKVRSYLCRKKFVLLQLSAIQVQALCRGQVARRRYENMRREAGSVIIQKYGRSYLSRNGYKNLCSSAVSIQTGMRGLAARKELRSRRKTRAATVIQSHCRKHLAHARYLRMKKAAIVWQCGWRQIVARKELRKLKMAAKETGALQEAKNKLEKEVEELSWRLQLEKQMRADMEEAKTKENAKLQSALKEMQLEFQEIKSLLMKEREAAATASEEAAKAAEAAAKVAEQVPVVQEVSVVDQEIVNKLTAENEQLKALVDSLEKKIDETKKKFEETSRLSEERLKQATEAESKIIDLKTAMQRLEEKLSDIETEDQILRQQALKMSASMKMSEHLAGIETQPLGNGHHEPLRPTPSKKFGSESFRKSQIERQHEGVDTLMKCVTGNLGFSEGKPVAAITLYKCLLHWKLFEAEKTSVFDRLIQIIGSEIEDQDNNDHMAYWLSNTSTLLFLLQRSLRTAPRKPPTPTSLFGRMTQGFRSSSTNLSVGASDLVRQVEAKYPALLFKQQLTAYVEKIYGIVRDNLKKELSLHLSSCIQAPKTAKSGVSKSPEGSTGNSPQANPWNSIIANLSGFLSTLNENCVPPILVQKIFTQMFSYINVQIFNSLLLRQECCTFNNGQYVKNGLAELELWCNLAKEEYAGSSWDELKYIRQAVGFLVLHQKSRISYDELTNDLCPALSVQQLHRVCTLFLDDDYNSQSVAPDVISSMNFLMTDDSSGEDSSSFLLDDNSSLPFSIEDISGSMQDQSYSDVKPPAELLENPDFHFLQE; from the exons ATG GCTGCCAATGTCAGTTTGGTGGTTGGATCTCATGTTTGGGTCGAGGATCCTGAGGAAGCCTGGATTGATGGAGAAGTTGTAGGAGTCAATAATGAAGAGATTGAAATAAACTGTACATCAGGGAAGACG GTTACGGTCACAGCATCTAGTGTATACCCAAAGGATCCTGAATTTCCTCAATGTGGTGTAGAcgatatgacaaagttggcttATCTACATGAACCAGGGGTTTTGCAGAATTTAAAAAGTCGATACACTATAAATGAAATATAT ACTTATACAGGAAGTATATTGATAGCTGTGAACCCTTTCCGGAGGTTACCTCATTTATATGATAATCATATGATGGAGCAGTATAAAGGGGTGACTTTAGGTGAGCTGAGTCCACATCCTTTTGCCATTGCTGATGCTGCCTACAG ACAGATGATTAACGAGGGAATAAGCCAGGCAATTTTGGTCAGTGGGGAAAGTGGAGCCGGAAAAACAGAAAGTACAAAGATGCTTATGCGTTATCTTGCCCATATGGGTGGAAGAGCTGTATCTGAGGGGCGGTCTGTGGAACAGCAAGTCCTGGAG TCTAACCCTGTTCTCGAAGCATTTGGTAATGCAAAGACTGTCAGAAATAATAATTCCAG TCGTTTTGGTAAGTTCGTGGAGCTTCAGTTTGATAAAACGGGGAGAATCTCAGGAGCTGCCATTAGAACTTATTTATTGGAGCGATCCCGAGTTTGTCAAGTATCTGATCCAGAGAGAAATTACCATTGCTTTTATATGCTCTGTTCTGCACCTCCAGAG GATGTTGAGAAGTACAAATTGGGAAATCTAAGAACATTTCATTATTTAAATCAGTCTAACTGCTATGAGCTGGACGGGGTGGATGATTCTAAGGAGTACCTCACAACTAGGAAAGCTATGGATGTGGTTGGGATCAGCTCTGATGAGCAG GATGCAATATTTCGTGTTGTAGCTGCAATACTTCATTTAGGCAATGTTAACTTTGCAAAGGAGAATGAAACTGATTCTTCTGAACCCAAGGATGATAAATCTCGGTTCCATCTCAAAACTGCTGCTGAACTTTTCAT GTGTGATGAACAATCTCTTGAAGATTCTTTGTGCAAACGTGTGATTGTGACCCGTGATGAGACCATAACGAAAAGCTTGGATCCAGATTCTGCAGCCATCAGTAGAGACGCATTGGCCAAAATTGTTTATTCAAGATTATTTGATTG GCTTGTGAACAAGATAAATAACTCTATTGGTCAGGATCCTGATTCCAAAAATTTGATTGGAGTTCTGGATATTTATGGATTCGAGAGTTTCAAGACAAACAG CTTCGAGCAATTTTGTATCAATTTGACAAATGAAAAATTGCAGCAGCATTTCAACCAG CATGTGTTCAAGATGGAGCAAGAAGAATATACTAAAGAAGAAATTGATTGGAGTTACATAGAGTTCATCGATAATCAGGATATTCTTGATCTCATTGAAAAG AAGCCTGGTGGCATCATTGCTCTTCTGGATGAGGCTTG TATGTTCCCAAGATCAACACATGAAACATTTTCACAGAAGCTTTATCAAACTTTCAAAGACCATAAACGTTTTAACAAGCCGAAATTGTCGCCTACCGACTTTACCATTTGCCATTATGCTGGTGAT gttacttatcaaacagAGTTCTTCCTGGATAAGAACAAAGATTATGTTGTTGCAGAGCATCAAGCACTCCTTAGTGCCTCCAAATGCTCTTTTGTTTCAGGCTTGTTCCCTCTTTTACCTGAAGAATCTGCCAAACAATCAAAGTTCTCCTCAATAGGTTCTCAATTCAAG CAACAACTGCAATCACTGCTTGAAACGCTAAGTGCCATTGAGCCTCACTACATACGCTGTGTAAAGCCAAATAATCAACTCAAACCGGCCATATTTGAAAATAGTGCTGTTTTACAGCAGCTTTGCTGCGGG GGAGTAATGGAGGCAATTCGGATTAGTTGTGCTGGATATCCAACTAGAAAGACATTTGCAGAATTTACAAGTCGTTTTAAAGTTCTGGCACCTGAGGTTCTAAATGGAAG CGTTGATGAGGTCACTGCATGCAAGAAGCTTTTACAAAAGGTCAACCTCAAGGGATATCAG GTTGGGAAAACAAAAGTGTTCCTCAGGGCTGGCCAGATGGCAGAATTAGATGCTTATCGAAGTGAGGTATTGGGAAGATCGGCTAGCATTATGCAGAGAAAAGTTCGCTCCTACCTATGTCGCAAAAAATTTGTCCTGTTGCAGTTGTCTGCCATCCAAGTCCAAGCCTTATGTAGAG GACAAGTTGCACGCCGTCGATATGAAAACATGAGAAGGGAAGCTGGTTCTGTGATTATCCAGAAATATGGTCGCTCGTATCTTTCTAGGAATGGTTATAAAAACTTGTGCTCTTCAGCTGTTTCTATTCAAACTGGTATGCGAGGGCTGGCTGCTCGTAAGGAGCTTAGGTCCAGGAGGAAAACAAGGGCTGCAACTGTGATACAG AGTCATTGCCGGAAACACTTAGCCCATGCTCGTTATTTGAGGATGAAGAAAGCAGCTATTGTGTGGCAATGTGGTTGGAGACAAATAGTTGCTCGTAAAGAGTTGCGGAAGCTAAAGATG GCTGCAAAGGAAACTGGTGCTCTCCAAGAAGCCAAAAATAAGCTGGAAAAGGAAGTTGAAGAGCTAAGCTGGCGCCTGCAGCTGGAGAAGCAAATGAGG GCTGACATGGAAGAGgccaaaacaaaggaaaatgcGAAGTTGCAGTCTGCTTTGAAAGAGATGCAACTTGAATTTCAAGAAATTAAATCCCTGCTTATGAAGGAACGTGAAGCTGCAGCAACAGCATCAGAGGAGGCAGCAAAAGCGGCTGAGGCTGCAGCAAAAGTAGCTGAACAAGTGCCAGTTGTACAGGAGGTTTCAGTTGTTGATCAGGAAATAGTCAATAAGCTTACTGCTGAAAATGAGCAGCTCAAG GCCCTCGTAGACTcactggaaaagaagattgatgaaacaaagaaaaagtttgaagaaacaagcagGCTCAGTGAAGAGCGGCTCAAGCAGGCTACGGAGGCAGAATCGAAGATAATTGATTTGAAGACTGCCATGCAGAG GCTAGAAGAAAAACTTTCTGACATAGAAACCGAGGACCAAATTTTGCGTCAGCAAGCATTAAAGATGTCAGCTTCTATGAAAATGTCAGAGCATTTGGCAGGAATAGAAACTCAG CCTTTGGGGAATGGTCATCAT GAACCACTGAGACCTACACCGTCAAAGAAATTTGGCTCAGAGTCTTTCAGGAAATCCCAAATTGAAAGACAACAT GAGGGTGTAGATACTCTTATGAAATGCGTGACAGGTAATCTTGGGTTCAGTGAAGGAAAGCCAGTGGCCGCAATAACACTATACAAATGTCTTCTCCACTGGAAATTATTTGAAGCGGAAAAAACTAGTGTATTTGACCGACTTATTCAGATAATTGGTTCTGAAATTGAG GACCAGGATAACAATGATCATATGGCTTATTGGCTTTCCAATACATCTACATTGTTGTTCTTGCTCCAGCGGAGTTTAAGAACTGCTCCACGAAAACCTCCTACTCCTACATCTTTATTTGGAAGGATGACCCAA GGCTTCCGATCGTCTTCTACCAATCTTTCAGTTGGTGCTTCTGATTTAGTGCGTCAGGTTGAGGCCAAGTATCCGGCTTTGCTCTTTAAGCAGCAACTTACAGCATACGTAGAAAAGATATATGGAATCGTCCGAGACAATTTGAAGAAGGAATTATCACTTCATCTTTCTTCTTGCATCCAG GCACCCAAAACAGCAAAAAGTGGTGTTTCAAAATCACCTGAAGGATCAACTGGGAACAGTCCTCAGGCTAATCCTTGGAATAGCATCATTGCAAATCTTAGTGGGTTTCTCTCTACATTGAACGAAAATTGT GTGCCTCCAATTCTTGTCCAGAAGATATTTACTCAAATGTTCTCATATATCAATGTACAGATTTTTAATAG CCTTCTTCTTCGTCAAGAGTGCTGCACCTTCAACAATGGCCAATATGTGAAGAATGGGCTAGCTGAATTGGAGCTATGGTGTAACCTA
- the LOC103405345 gene encoding myosin-8 isoform X2 — protein MAANVSLVVGSHVWVEDPEEAWIDGEVVGVNNEEIEINCTSGKTVTVTASSVYPKDPEFPQCGVDDMTKLAYLHEPGVLQNLKSRYTINEIYTYTGSILIAVNPFRRLPHLYDNHMMEQYKGVTLGELSPHPFAIADAAYRQMINEGISQAILVSGESGAGKTESTKMLMRYLAHMGGRAVSEGRSVEQQVLESNPVLEAFGNAKTVRNNNSSRFGKFVELQFDKTGRISGAAIRTYLLERSRVCQVSDPERNYHCFYMLCSAPPEDVEKYKLGNLRTFHYLNQSNCYELDGVDDSKEYLTTRKAMDVVGISSDEQDAIFRVVAAILHLGNVNFAKENETDSSEPKDDKSRFHLKTAAELFMCDEQSLEDSLCKRVIVTRDETITKSLDPDSAAISRDALAKIVYSRLFDWLVNKINNSIGQDPDSKNLIGVLDIYGFESFKTNSFEQFCINLTNEKLQQHFNQHVFKMEQEEYTKEEIDWSYIEFIDNQDILDLIEKKPGGIIALLDEACMFPRSTHETFSQKLYQTFKDHKRFNKPKLSPTDFTICHYAGDVTYQTEFFLDKNKDYVVAEHQALLSASKCSFVSGLFPLLPEESAKQSKFSSIGSQFKQQLQSLLETLSAIEPHYIRCVKPNNQLKPAIFENSAVLQQLCCGGVMEAIRISCAGYPTRKTFAEFTSRFKVLAPEVLNGSVDEVTACKKLLQKVNLKGYQVGKTKVFLRAGQMAELDAYRSEVLGRSASIMQRKVRSYLCRKKFVLLQLSAIQVQALCRGQVARRRYENMRREAGSVIIQKYGRSYLSRNGYKNLCSSAVSIQTGMRGLAARKELRSRRKTRAATVIQSHCRKHLAHARYLRMKKAAIVWQCGWRQIVARKELRKLKMAAKETGALQEAKNKLEKEVEELSWRLQLEKQMRADMEEAKTKENAKLQSALKEMQLEFQEIKSLLMKEREAAATASEEAAKAAEAAAKVAEQVPVVQEVSVVDQEIVNKLTAENEQLKALVDSLEKKIDETKKKFEETSRLSEERLKQATEAESKIIDLKTAMQRLEEKLSDIETEDQILRQQALKMSASMKMSEHLAGIETQEPLRPTPSKKFGSESFRKSQIERQHEGVDTLMKCVTGNLGFSEGKPVAAITLYKCLLHWKLFEAEKTSVFDRLIQIIGSEIEDQDNNDHMAYWLSNTSTLLFLLQRSLRTAPRKPPTPTSLFGRMTQGFRSSSTNLSVGASDLVRQVEAKYPALLFKQQLTAYVEKIYGIVRDNLKKELSLHLSSCIQAPKTAKSGVSKSPEGSTGNSPQANPWNSIIANLSGFLSTLNENCVPPILVQKIFTQMFSYINVQIFNSLLLRQECCTFNNGQYVKNGLAELELWCNLAKEEYAGSSWDELKYIRQAVGFLVLHQKSRISYDELTNDLCPALSVQQLHRVCTLFLDDDYNSQSVAPDVISSMNFLMTDDSSGEDSSSFLLDDNSSLPFSIEDISGSMQDQSYSDVKPPAELLENPDFHFLQE, from the exons ATG GCTGCCAATGTCAGTTTGGTGGTTGGATCTCATGTTTGGGTCGAGGATCCTGAGGAAGCCTGGATTGATGGAGAAGTTGTAGGAGTCAATAATGAAGAGATTGAAATAAACTGTACATCAGGGAAGACG GTTACGGTCACAGCATCTAGTGTATACCCAAAGGATCCTGAATTTCCTCAATGTGGTGTAGAcgatatgacaaagttggcttATCTACATGAACCAGGGGTTTTGCAGAATTTAAAAAGTCGATACACTATAAATGAAATATAT ACTTATACAGGAAGTATATTGATAGCTGTGAACCCTTTCCGGAGGTTACCTCATTTATATGATAATCATATGATGGAGCAGTATAAAGGGGTGACTTTAGGTGAGCTGAGTCCACATCCTTTTGCCATTGCTGATGCTGCCTACAG ACAGATGATTAACGAGGGAATAAGCCAGGCAATTTTGGTCAGTGGGGAAAGTGGAGCCGGAAAAACAGAAAGTACAAAGATGCTTATGCGTTATCTTGCCCATATGGGTGGAAGAGCTGTATCTGAGGGGCGGTCTGTGGAACAGCAAGTCCTGGAG TCTAACCCTGTTCTCGAAGCATTTGGTAATGCAAAGACTGTCAGAAATAATAATTCCAG TCGTTTTGGTAAGTTCGTGGAGCTTCAGTTTGATAAAACGGGGAGAATCTCAGGAGCTGCCATTAGAACTTATTTATTGGAGCGATCCCGAGTTTGTCAAGTATCTGATCCAGAGAGAAATTACCATTGCTTTTATATGCTCTGTTCTGCACCTCCAGAG GATGTTGAGAAGTACAAATTGGGAAATCTAAGAACATTTCATTATTTAAATCAGTCTAACTGCTATGAGCTGGACGGGGTGGATGATTCTAAGGAGTACCTCACAACTAGGAAAGCTATGGATGTGGTTGGGATCAGCTCTGATGAGCAG GATGCAATATTTCGTGTTGTAGCTGCAATACTTCATTTAGGCAATGTTAACTTTGCAAAGGAGAATGAAACTGATTCTTCTGAACCCAAGGATGATAAATCTCGGTTCCATCTCAAAACTGCTGCTGAACTTTTCAT GTGTGATGAACAATCTCTTGAAGATTCTTTGTGCAAACGTGTGATTGTGACCCGTGATGAGACCATAACGAAAAGCTTGGATCCAGATTCTGCAGCCATCAGTAGAGACGCATTGGCCAAAATTGTTTATTCAAGATTATTTGATTG GCTTGTGAACAAGATAAATAACTCTATTGGTCAGGATCCTGATTCCAAAAATTTGATTGGAGTTCTGGATATTTATGGATTCGAGAGTTTCAAGACAAACAG CTTCGAGCAATTTTGTATCAATTTGACAAATGAAAAATTGCAGCAGCATTTCAACCAG CATGTGTTCAAGATGGAGCAAGAAGAATATACTAAAGAAGAAATTGATTGGAGTTACATAGAGTTCATCGATAATCAGGATATTCTTGATCTCATTGAAAAG AAGCCTGGTGGCATCATTGCTCTTCTGGATGAGGCTTG TATGTTCCCAAGATCAACACATGAAACATTTTCACAGAAGCTTTATCAAACTTTCAAAGACCATAAACGTTTTAACAAGCCGAAATTGTCGCCTACCGACTTTACCATTTGCCATTATGCTGGTGAT gttacttatcaaacagAGTTCTTCCTGGATAAGAACAAAGATTATGTTGTTGCAGAGCATCAAGCACTCCTTAGTGCCTCCAAATGCTCTTTTGTTTCAGGCTTGTTCCCTCTTTTACCTGAAGAATCTGCCAAACAATCAAAGTTCTCCTCAATAGGTTCTCAATTCAAG CAACAACTGCAATCACTGCTTGAAACGCTAAGTGCCATTGAGCCTCACTACATACGCTGTGTAAAGCCAAATAATCAACTCAAACCGGCCATATTTGAAAATAGTGCTGTTTTACAGCAGCTTTGCTGCGGG GGAGTAATGGAGGCAATTCGGATTAGTTGTGCTGGATATCCAACTAGAAAGACATTTGCAGAATTTACAAGTCGTTTTAAAGTTCTGGCACCTGAGGTTCTAAATGGAAG CGTTGATGAGGTCACTGCATGCAAGAAGCTTTTACAAAAGGTCAACCTCAAGGGATATCAG GTTGGGAAAACAAAAGTGTTCCTCAGGGCTGGCCAGATGGCAGAATTAGATGCTTATCGAAGTGAGGTATTGGGAAGATCGGCTAGCATTATGCAGAGAAAAGTTCGCTCCTACCTATGTCGCAAAAAATTTGTCCTGTTGCAGTTGTCTGCCATCCAAGTCCAAGCCTTATGTAGAG GACAAGTTGCACGCCGTCGATATGAAAACATGAGAAGGGAAGCTGGTTCTGTGATTATCCAGAAATATGGTCGCTCGTATCTTTCTAGGAATGGTTATAAAAACTTGTGCTCTTCAGCTGTTTCTATTCAAACTGGTATGCGAGGGCTGGCTGCTCGTAAGGAGCTTAGGTCCAGGAGGAAAACAAGGGCTGCAACTGTGATACAG AGTCATTGCCGGAAACACTTAGCCCATGCTCGTTATTTGAGGATGAAGAAAGCAGCTATTGTGTGGCAATGTGGTTGGAGACAAATAGTTGCTCGTAAAGAGTTGCGGAAGCTAAAGATG GCTGCAAAGGAAACTGGTGCTCTCCAAGAAGCCAAAAATAAGCTGGAAAAGGAAGTTGAAGAGCTAAGCTGGCGCCTGCAGCTGGAGAAGCAAATGAGG GCTGACATGGAAGAGgccaaaacaaaggaaaatgcGAAGTTGCAGTCTGCTTTGAAAGAGATGCAACTTGAATTTCAAGAAATTAAATCCCTGCTTATGAAGGAACGTGAAGCTGCAGCAACAGCATCAGAGGAGGCAGCAAAAGCGGCTGAGGCTGCAGCAAAAGTAGCTGAACAAGTGCCAGTTGTACAGGAGGTTTCAGTTGTTGATCAGGAAATAGTCAATAAGCTTACTGCTGAAAATGAGCAGCTCAAG GCCCTCGTAGACTcactggaaaagaagattgatgaaacaaagaaaaagtttgaagaaacaagcagGCTCAGTGAAGAGCGGCTCAAGCAGGCTACGGAGGCAGAATCGAAGATAATTGATTTGAAGACTGCCATGCAGAG GCTAGAAGAAAAACTTTCTGACATAGAAACCGAGGACCAAATTTTGCGTCAGCAAGCATTAAAGATGTCAGCTTCTATGAAAATGTCAGAGCATTTGGCAGGAATAGAAACTCAG GAACCACTGAGACCTACACCGTCAAAGAAATTTGGCTCAGAGTCTTTCAGGAAATCCCAAATTGAAAGACAACAT GAGGGTGTAGATACTCTTATGAAATGCGTGACAGGTAATCTTGGGTTCAGTGAAGGAAAGCCAGTGGCCGCAATAACACTATACAAATGTCTTCTCCACTGGAAATTATTTGAAGCGGAAAAAACTAGTGTATTTGACCGACTTATTCAGATAATTGGTTCTGAAATTGAG GACCAGGATAACAATGATCATATGGCTTATTGGCTTTCCAATACATCTACATTGTTGTTCTTGCTCCAGCGGAGTTTAAGAACTGCTCCACGAAAACCTCCTACTCCTACATCTTTATTTGGAAGGATGACCCAA GGCTTCCGATCGTCTTCTACCAATCTTTCAGTTGGTGCTTCTGATTTAGTGCGTCAGGTTGAGGCCAAGTATCCGGCTTTGCTCTTTAAGCAGCAACTTACAGCATACGTAGAAAAGATATATGGAATCGTCCGAGACAATTTGAAGAAGGAATTATCACTTCATCTTTCTTCTTGCATCCAG GCACCCAAAACAGCAAAAAGTGGTGTTTCAAAATCACCTGAAGGATCAACTGGGAACAGTCCTCAGGCTAATCCTTGGAATAGCATCATTGCAAATCTTAGTGGGTTTCTCTCTACATTGAACGAAAATTGT GTGCCTCCAATTCTTGTCCAGAAGATATTTACTCAAATGTTCTCATATATCAATGTACAGATTTTTAATAG CCTTCTTCTTCGTCAAGAGTGCTGCACCTTCAACAATGGCCAATATGTGAAGAATGGGCTAGCTGAATTGGAGCTATGGTGTAACCTA